The Arachis hypogaea cultivar Tifrunner chromosome 14, arahy.Tifrunner.gnm2.J5K5, whole genome shotgun sequence genome has a segment encoding these proteins:
- the LOC112743642 gene encoding shikimate kinase, chloroplastic, whose translation MDAKAAQTLQLSAMLQPETMRSKPSGASSLRISREPHKKFLRVSVSVKLQPVRTSMIRRRVTPLEVTRSYENIAASTLESGTCHAPLDEELILKSRSQEIDPYLNGRCIYLVGMMGSGKTTVGKIMAQVLGYSFCDSDALVEEEVGNSVADIFKHYGEAFFRDKETEVLHKLSLMRRIVISTGGGVVIRPINWKHMHKGVSVWLDVPLEALAQRIAAIGTNSRPLLHYEAGDAYTRALLKLSALFEERGDSYANANARVSLEKIAAKLGQRDVSKLSPTAIAIEALEQIEVFLKEEDNNYAEH comes from the exons ATGGATGCGAAAGCTGCGCAAACGTTGCAACTTTCAGCTATGCTTCAACCAGAGACGATGCGGTCAAAACCCAGTGGCGCCTCTTCTCTGAGAATATCACGTGAACCGCACAAAAAGTTTCTCCGGGTTTCGGTTTCGGTTAAGTTGCAGCCTGTAAGAACTTCCATGATTCGGCGTAGGGTAACACCTTTGGAGGTTACTCGTTCGTACGAAAATATCGCAG CTTCGACATTGGAATCTGGAACCTGTCATGCTCCTCTTGATGAAGAATTGATTTTGAAG AGTAGATCACAAGAGATCGATCCATATTTAAATGGACGCTGTATATATCTTGTTG GAATGATGGGCTCTGGGAAGACAACTGTGGGGAAGATTATGGCACAAGTGCTTGGCTATTCTTTCTGTGATAG TGATGCATTGGTGGAGGAGGAGGTTGGGAATTCTGTAGCTGATATATTCAAGCACTATGGAGAAGCTTTCTTTCGCGACAAAGAG ACTGAGGTATTGCATAAACTGTCCCTGATGCGTAGAATTGTTATTTCTACTGGTGGAGGTGTTGTTATTAGGCCCATCAATtg GAAACATATGCACAAGGGCGTCAGTGTTTGGTTGGATGTGCCGCTGGAAGCCTTGGCACAAAGAATCGCTGCTATAGGAACTAATTCTCGCCCCCTTCTACATTATGAAGCAGGAGATGCATACACCCGG GCTCTCCTGAAGTTATCTGCTCTTTTTGAAGAAAGAGGTGATTCATATGCCAATGCCAATGCCAGGGTCTCATTAGAAA AGATAGCAGCAAAACTGGGCCAAAGAGATGTGTCCAAACTGTCACCAACTGCTATTGCAATTGAG GCATTGGAACAAATTGAAGTCTTTTTGAAGGAAGAAGACAACAATTACGCAGAACACTAA
- the LOC112740493 gene encoding F-box protein At5g07610-like translates to MVPLKPPEEAPEHFVADGQQPNKETEWNNNVLEDIFSRLSLKSLARCRCVCKDWLTLVYRPFFFKLNGFIVQRKWVSNTTNSFIQLEGSRENMNTTLLFSILPKDMLIMDTCNGLILCRSNSAKSTLFVWNPVNGQLAGFPFSSMEIATAIASDSYQSCFTSISFPKFKLVRIVSGHRSRNIKFEVYSSETGASRVSNGTYDSSRRISIASRSIYIKGVLYWIMNRQKLLSFHVEEELTSLISLPCNYPSALNHQVIGESEGILHYAQISKPLYLRVWCLHDETWELKCQLNIVIVLEKYKPNSNGRVMFNQVAVLCFKDSMLLLKFQGHVIGYDFKNGKVIYVYSYEDLNLQSPPASPYQKSPLYPLLSVTNVFPFPS, encoded by the coding sequence gAAACGGAGTGGAATAATAATGTTCTAGAGGACATTTTCTCTCGGCTTTCTCTGAAGTCCTTGGCTCGTTGCAGATGTGTCTGCAAAGATTGGCTAACCCTAGTTTACCGCCctttcttcttcaaactgaacggTTTCATTGTTCAACGGAAGTGGGTATCTAACACCACCAATAGCTTCATTCAATTGGAAGGTAGTAGAGAGAACATGAACACCACTTTATTATTCAGCATACTTCCTAAAGATATGTTGATCATGGACACATGCAACGGACTTATCTTGTGTCGTAGCAATTCTGCAAAATCAACTCTGTTTGTTTGGAACCCAGTGAATGGACAGTTGGCGGGATTCCCTTTCAGTTCCATGGAAATAGCCACTGCAATTGCTTCTGATTCTTACCAAAGTTGTTTCACCTCCATTTCCTTTCCCAAGTTTAAGTTGGTAAGAATTGTCTCCGGTCACCGGTCTCGGAATATTAAGTTTGAAGTTTATTCATCAGAAACAGGAGCATCTAGAGTGTCAAATGGAACTTACGACTCTTCTCGAAGAATTTCCATCGCGAGTAGAAGCATATACATAAAAGGAGTATTGTATTGGATTATGAATCGTCAAAAGCTGCTGAGTTTTCATGTTGAGGAGGAATTGACAAGTTTGATTTCGCTGCCTTGTAATTATCCTTCAGCACTTAATCATCAAGTTATTGGAGAATCTGAAGGAATATTGCATTATGCCCAAATATCAAAACCGTTATACCTTAGGGTGTGGTGCCTTCACGATGAGACCTGGGAACTTAAGTGCCAGCTAAATATCGTGATTGTTCTAGAAAAATACAAACCCAATTCAAATGGACGGGTAATGTTTAATCAAGTGGCTGTTCTTTGCTTCAAAGATTCGATGTTGCTACTCAAATTTCAAGGGCATGTAATTGGGTATGACTTTAAGAATGGCAAGGTGATTTACGTTTACTCCTATGAAGATCTCAACCTACAATCTCCACcagcttctccataccaaaagtCACCCCTCTATCCCCTTCTCTCCGTCACTAATGTGTTTCCATTCCCTTCATGA